Proteins encoded by one window of Xanthomonas sp. DAR 80977:
- the trhA gene encoding PAQR family membrane homeostasis protein TrhA, giving the protein MSVPAPAIAPHYKTARARRADLIVHAAGLLLAIVGGALLVWRAHANEALILATCVYALGMLAMFACSAAYNFAPPQRQPILRKLDHAGIFVMIAGSYTPLFVLTLSGAWVWSMTLAVWGVALFGAFAKLFLPGISKGFWVAIYLLLGWAGIVAIKPIMAGLDSAVLWFIAAGGMFYTVGVGFYVRKSMVYNRAIWHAHVLGGALSHWCAIWLCLRPLPAA; this is encoded by the coding sequence TTGTCCGTGCCTGCTCCCGCCATCGCCCCGCACTACAAAACCGCCCGCGCCCGTCGCGCCGACCTGATCGTGCATGCCGCCGGGTTGCTGCTGGCCATCGTCGGCGGCGCGCTGCTGGTCTGGCGCGCCCACGCCAACGAAGCCCTGATCCTGGCCACCTGCGTCTACGCGCTGGGCATGCTGGCGATGTTCGCCTGCTCGGCGGCCTACAACTTCGCCCCGCCGCAGCGCCAGCCGATCCTGCGCAAGCTCGACCACGCCGGCATCTTCGTGATGATCGCCGGCTCCTACACGCCGCTGTTCGTGCTGACCCTGTCCGGCGCCTGGGTCTGGTCGATGACCCTGGCGGTGTGGGGCGTGGCGCTGTTCGGCGCCTTCGCCAAGCTGTTCCTGCCGGGCATCAGCAAGGGCTTCTGGGTCGCGATCTACCTGCTGCTGGGCTGGGCCGGCATCGTCGCGATCAAGCCGATCATGGCCGGCCTGGACAGCGCCGTGCTGTGGTTCATCGCCGCCGGCGGCATGTTCTACACCGTCGGCGTGGGCTTCTACGTGCGCAAGTCGATGGTCTACAACCGCGCCATCTGGCACGCGCACGTGCTGGGCGGCGCGCTGTCGCACTGGTGCGCCATCTGGCTGTGCCTGCGGCCGCTGCCGGCGGCGTGA
- a CDS encoding ribonuclease H-like domain-containing protein, with protein sequence MSISLERLRALRKQAGDASVDAPRPSAPGVRPAGTAGTIGAKASTPAPARAATPASGSTLLRKPPRDTDAAPIAPAPRASAPARAGDTAVAVAPPIAIEPFDRRGADVASLRRLLGMRERAVAPAAAPRKPQAADRHLPGVEIAPGLHLIEAFLAQPIPAAALSLAFARREDAVQPSDLLFFDTETTGLAGGTGTRAFMIGAADWFLHPLEGPGLRIRQLMMATMGAEKAMLEAFRAWLAPTTVLSSYNGRSYDAPLLKTRYRLARCADPISALDHVDLLHPTRRRYRGTWENCKLATIERQLLRIVREDDLPGSEAPAAWLNYLRGGSARNLRRVAAHNHQDVVTLALLLQRLVDAEAEDREVVPFVEAP encoded by the coding sequence ATGAGCATCAGCCTCGAACGCCTGCGTGCGCTGCGCAAACAGGCCGGCGATGCGAGCGTGGACGCGCCGCGTCCGTCGGCGCCGGGCGTGCGGCCAGCCGGCACCGCCGGCACCATCGGCGCCAAAGCATCGACACCTGCGCCGGCGAGGGCCGCCACGCCCGCAAGCGGGTCCACGCTGCTGCGCAAGCCGCCGCGCGACACCGATGCGGCGCCCATCGCGCCCGCGCCGCGTGCGTCGGCACCCGCGCGCGCGGGCGACACCGCCGTCGCCGTGGCGCCGCCGATCGCGATCGAGCCGTTCGACCGGCGCGGCGCCGACGTCGCTTCGCTGCGGCGCCTGCTCGGCATGCGCGAACGCGCGGTGGCGCCGGCCGCGGCGCCGCGCAAGCCGCAGGCCGCCGACCGCCACCTGCCCGGCGTGGAGATCGCGCCCGGCCTGCACCTGATCGAGGCGTTCCTGGCGCAGCCGATCCCCGCCGCCGCGCTGTCGCTGGCCTTCGCCCGGCGCGAGGACGCGGTGCAGCCGTCGGACCTGCTGTTCTTCGACACCGAGACCACCGGCCTGGCCGGCGGCACCGGCACCCGCGCCTTCATGATCGGCGCGGCCGACTGGTTCCTGCATCCGCTCGAGGGCCCGGGCCTGCGCATCCGCCAGCTGATGATGGCCACGATGGGCGCGGAGAAGGCCATGCTCGAAGCGTTCCGCGCGTGGCTGGCGCCGACCACGGTGCTGTCCAGCTACAACGGCCGCAGCTACGACGCGCCGCTGCTGAAGACCCGCTACCGGCTGGCGCGCTGCGCCGACCCGATATCGGCGCTGGACCATGTGGACCTGCTGCATCCCACCCGCCGCCGCTACCGCGGCACCTGGGAGAACTGCAAGCTGGCCACCATCGAGCGCCAGCTGCTGCGCATCGTGCGCGAGGACGACCTGCCCGGCTCGGAAGCGCCGGCCGCGTGGCTGAACTACCTGCGCGGCGGCAGCGCGCGCAACCTGCGCCGCGTGGCCGCGCACAACCACCAGGACGTGGTGACCCTGGCGCTGCTGCTGCAGCGCCTGGTCGATGCCGAGGCCGAGGACCGCGAAGTGGTGCCGTTCGTGGAAGCGCCGTAG
- a CDS encoding BA14K family protein yields the protein MNKMLGVFVACALAAGLPAVAAADQVPPQPQNRYDDGQRHDDPPRPGQLGTDRHDQARHDDRHDDRPGDRRDDRRRDERHDDKRYGRWDPKWGPRPGNPPAHRSRHDDWYRHVRACQQRYRSYDARTDTFVTRGRRLRCSL from the coding sequence ATGAACAAGATGCTCGGAGTTTTCGTCGCCTGTGCCCTGGCCGCCGGCCTTCCCGCGGTGGCAGCCGCGGACCAGGTCCCGCCCCAGCCCCAGAACCGTTACGACGATGGCCAGCGCCACGACGACCCGCCGCGGCCGGGCCAGCTCGGCACCGATCGCCACGACCAGGCCCGGCACGACGACCGGCATGACGATCGGCCCGGCGACCGCCGCGACGATCGCCGCAGGGACGAGCGCCATGACGACAAGCGCTACGGCCGCTGGGATCCGAAATGGGGTCCGCGTCCGGGCAACCCTCCTGCGCACCGGTCCCGGCACGACGATTGGTATCGTCACGTGCGCGCGTGCCAGCAGCGCTATCGCAGCTACGACGCACGCACCGACACCTTCGTCACCCGCGGCCGCCGTCTGCGCTGCTCGCTGTAA
- a CDS encoding NADP-dependent oxidoreductase yields MSTTQRAVLIRAYGDADAAEVATIAKPEAAQGQVLVRVHAAGVNGIDWKVRTGLVRDVFQLQFPAVLGAELAGVVAAVGPGATRFRVGDRVMGAMSGLGAYAEFVAVDETALARTPDGLDDLHAAAMPVAAIAAWNSLHLAGPLHSGQRILIHGAAGGLGGYAVQYAKRAGAEVFATASAAHGDYVRGLGADHVIDYQSQRFEDIARDIDLVLDYAGGEVLDRSWQVLAPNGVIVGTTSPDILARTPPGRRGLWFMNKPDAALLETLAAEVASGALTAKVGEVVGFADIPLAIERNRTASRAGKVVADLLR; encoded by the coding sequence ATGAGCACCACACAACGCGCAGTCCTGATCCGCGCCTACGGCGACGCCGACGCCGCCGAAGTCGCCACCATCGCCAAACCAGAAGCAGCACAGGGCCAGGTGCTGGTCCGCGTCCACGCCGCCGGCGTGAACGGCATCGACTGGAAGGTCCGCACCGGCCTGGTGCGCGATGTCTTCCAGTTGCAATTCCCGGCGGTGCTGGGCGCAGAACTGGCTGGCGTCGTCGCGGCGGTCGGACCCGGCGCGACCCGTTTCCGGGTCGGCGACCGTGTCATGGGCGCCATGAGCGGGCTCGGGGCCTACGCCGAGTTCGTCGCGGTGGACGAGACCGCGCTGGCACGCACGCCCGACGGCCTGGACGACCTCCATGCGGCCGCCATGCCGGTCGCCGCGATCGCGGCCTGGAACAGCCTGCACCTTGCCGGGCCGCTGCACTCCGGCCAGCGGATCCTGATCCATGGCGCTGCCGGCGGGCTGGGCGGTTATGCCGTGCAGTACGCCAAGCGCGCCGGGGCCGAGGTGTTCGCCACCGCATCCGCGGCGCATGGCGACTATGTCCGCGGCCTCGGCGCGGACCATGTCATCGACTACCAGTCGCAACGCTTTGAAGACATCGCCCGGGACATCGACCTGGTCCTGGACTACGCCGGCGGCGAGGTACTGGACCGCTCGTGGCAGGTGCTGGCGCCGAACGGGGTCATCGTCGGCACGACCTCGCCGGACATCCTGGCGCGCACGCCGCCTGGCCGCCGCGGCCTGTGGTTCATGAACAAGCCGGACGCCGCCCTCCTGGAAACACTGGCCGCCGAGGTCGCGAGCGGCGCGCTGACCGCCAAGGTCGGCGAGGTGGTCGGCTTCGCCGACATCCCCCTGGCCATCGAACGCAATCGCACCGCCTCCCGCGCCGGCAAGGTCGTCGCCGACCTGTTGCGCTGA
- a CDS encoding BlaI/MecI/CopY family transcriptional regulator, which produces MRRKSIGDQELALLQYIGEQGEASVGEVAAGFGETRGLARSTVLTMMERLRAKAYLRRRQVQGVYRYAATAGQDDVVRSAVGSFVEKTLQGSVSPFVAWMSQRAEVSDDELAELEALVAKLQSQRRED; this is translated from the coding sequence ATGCGACGCAAATCGATCGGGGACCAGGAACTGGCCCTGCTGCAGTACATCGGCGAACAGGGCGAGGCCAGCGTGGGCGAGGTCGCCGCCGGCTTCGGCGAGACCCGCGGGCTGGCCCGCTCCACCGTGCTGACGATGATGGAGCGGCTGCGCGCCAAGGCCTATCTGCGCCGGCGCCAGGTGCAGGGCGTGTACCGCTACGCCGCCACCGCCGGACAGGACGACGTGGTGCGCAGCGCGGTCGGCAGCTTCGTCGAGAAGACCTTGCAAGGCTCGGTGTCGCCGTTCGTGGCGTGGATGTCGCAGCGCGCCGAGGTCAGCGACGACGAGCTGGCGGAACTGGAGGCGCTGGTCGCCAAATTGCAATCGCAGCGGCGGGAGGATTGA
- a CDS encoding M56 family metallopeptidase: protein MDTIFGTSLFETLLSRLLATSVQAAVLVAAIWALCRWLPALPAATRCRLWWLVGAQTVLGLLWAGAVHLPVLPAAPAPVAVAATALPAASLQAAGAANATAAAAPHASTPQAASAAAPLSWAQALVALWLAGVLLGVLRSAHAYRASRRLVRASVPCTDAALLGALRLAADAHGLREPPQLRLSAQIDSPQLIGPWRPVLLLPAQRLAAMHADDLDMALTHELVHLQRRDLWWGLLPALAQHLFFFHPLVHLAVREYALAREAACDAAVVAGHRHCRHNYARLLVRLGVAPRPAAGVASASPSFVSLKRRLLMLQSTASFSRLGAGLITAAIALAGVMPLRLVAKPVLANATPVAASPISPVAPAAPATPAAPAAPAAAPSIVASVLARPAPTPPTAPQPPVAPTPPTAPNQADALVTQGRISLGQHDDRDAYVLVQDGHNLMDASLDDLREARRLAGNGDLLWIRHDGRRYVVRDPDALAHFEALHAQTLDLADAQAELGDQLGDLGERQGDLGERMAELSSQMAESAARQAEAAVAASRGAASQAQIDRMAALRATEQLRRQDLGKKIQDLARQQAQLGLQQSRLGKQQADASLRARQQAEELIRKAIAQGLATPTDG from the coding sequence ATGGACACGATCTTCGGCACGAGCTTGTTCGAGACCCTGCTGTCGCGGCTGCTGGCGACCAGCGTGCAGGCCGCGGTGCTGGTCGCGGCGATCTGGGCGCTGTGCCGCTGGCTGCCGGCATTGCCGGCGGCCACGCGCTGCCGGCTGTGGTGGCTGGTCGGCGCGCAGACCGTGCTCGGCCTGCTGTGGGCCGGCGCCGTGCACCTGCCGGTGCTGCCTGCCGCGCCGGCGCCGGTCGCGGTGGCCGCGACCGCATTGCCGGCCGCGTCGCTGCAGGCCGCGGGCGCTGCAAATGCAACGGCTGCAGCAGCGCCGCATGCCTCCACGCCGCAGGCCGCCTCTGCCGCCGCGCCGCTGTCTTGGGCGCAGGCGCTGGTCGCGCTGTGGCTGGCGGGCGTGTTGCTCGGCGTGCTGCGCAGCGCTCATGCCTACCGCGCCAGCCGGCGCCTGGTGCGTGCCAGCGTGCCGTGCACCGATGCCGCCTTGCTCGGCGCCTTGCGCCTGGCCGCCGACGCGCACGGCCTGCGCGAGCCGCCGCAACTGCGGCTGTCCGCGCAGATCGATTCGCCGCAGCTGATCGGGCCGTGGCGGCCGGTGCTGCTGTTGCCGGCGCAGCGCCTGGCGGCGATGCACGCCGACGACCTGGACATGGCGCTGACCCACGAACTGGTGCACCTGCAGCGCCGCGACCTGTGGTGGGGCCTGTTGCCGGCGCTGGCGCAGCACCTGTTCTTCTTCCATCCGCTGGTGCACCTGGCGGTGCGCGAATACGCGCTGGCGCGCGAAGCGGCCTGCGACGCGGCGGTGGTGGCCGGGCACCGGCACTGCCGGCACAACTACGCGCGCCTGCTGGTGCGACTGGGCGTCGCGCCGCGGCCGGCGGCCGGCGTCGCCAGCGCCTCGCCCAGCTTCGTCAGCCTGAAGCGGCGGCTGCTGATGCTGCAGAGCACCGCATCGTTTTCGCGCTTGGGCGCGGGGCTGATCACCGCCGCGATCGCGCTGGCCGGGGTGATGCCGCTGCGCCTGGTCGCCAAGCCGGTGCTGGCCAATGCGACGCCGGTTGCTGCATCGCCCATCTCGCCCGTCGCGCCGGCTGCACCGGCCACGCCTGCGGCACCCGCGGCCCCGGCGGCCGCGCCGTCGATCGTGGCGAGCGTGCTGGCCCGGCCCGCGCCCACGCCCCCGACGGCGCCGCAGCCGCCGGTCGCGCCCACGCCTCCCACCGCGCCAAATCAGGCCGACGCGCTGGTCACCCAGGGCCGCATCTCGCTCGGGCAGCACGACGACCGCGATGCCTACGTGCTGGTGCAGGACGGACACAACCTGATGGACGCCTCGCTGGACGACCTGCGCGAAGCGCGTCGCCTGGCCGGCAACGGCGACCTGCTGTGGATCCGCCATGACGGCCGCCGCTATGTGGTCCGCGACCCGGACGCGCTGGCGCACTTCGAGGCGCTGCACGCGCAGACCCTGGACCTGGCCGATGCGCAGGCCGAACTGGGCGACCAGCTCGGCGATCTCGGCGAGCGCCAGGGCGACCTGGGCGAACGCATGGCGGAACTGAGCTCGCAGATGGCCGAGAGCGCCGCCCGCCAGGCCGAGGCGGCGGTCGCCGCCAGCCGTGGCGCCGCCAGCCAGGCGCAGATCGATCGCATGGCGGCGCTGCGCGCGACCGAGCAACTGCGCCGGCAGGACCTGGGCAAGAAGATCCAGGATCTGGCCAGGCAGCAGGCGCAACTCGGCCTGCAACAGTCCCGGCTGGGCAAGCAGCAGGCCGATGCCAGCCTGCGCGCGCGGCAGCAGGCCGAGGAGTTGATCCGCAAAGCCATCGCGCAGGGGCTGGCGACGCCGACCGACGGCTGA
- a CDS encoding LysR family transcriptional regulator translates to MDLNALTDFALVAANQGLGKASRASGRSKATLSRRIAELEEQLGVRLVERSARGLRLTEAGQLLMDRTEMPLNEVAEALTAAREGLSAPRGRLRVASPVLFSQLAMGSIGADFCAAYPEITLEVVADDRTVDLVEEQFDVAIRINPSPDSGLVGRCFARDRLVVVAAPSVAMPSGGAVRPVPGVVMSSFQPTTWTLDGGRLVLEPIPRLRFSSFLMVRDAAIAGGGVALIPQSIAWNQLARGELVQWGTISGVEPALWVLHTSRRLAAPKVRAFVDFMCARYPDASLVLKG, encoded by the coding sequence ATGGATCTGAACGCCCTGACCGATTTCGCCCTGGTCGCCGCCAATCAAGGCCTGGGCAAGGCCAGCCGCGCGAGTGGCAGATCGAAGGCGACCCTGTCGCGGCGCATCGCCGAGCTCGAGGAGCAACTGGGGGTGCGGTTGGTCGAGCGCAGCGCACGCGGCCTCAGGCTCACCGAGGCCGGGCAGCTGCTGATGGACCGCACCGAAATGCCCTTGAACGAAGTGGCCGAGGCCCTGACCGCCGCGCGCGAGGGGCTCTCGGCACCGCGAGGACGCCTGCGCGTGGCGTCTCCGGTGCTTTTCTCGCAGTTGGCGATGGGCAGCATCGGCGCGGATTTCTGCGCGGCGTATCCGGAGATCACGCTGGAGGTGGTGGCGGACGACCGCACGGTGGATCTGGTGGAAGAGCAGTTCGACGTCGCCATTCGGATCAACCCCAGCCCGGATAGCGGCCTGGTCGGACGCTGCTTCGCCAGGGATCGGCTGGTCGTCGTGGCCGCGCCCTCCGTGGCAATGCCGTCCGGCGGCGCGGTCAGGCCGGTGCCCGGCGTCGTCATGTCGAGCTTCCAGCCGACCACGTGGACGCTCGATGGCGGGCGCCTGGTGCTGGAACCCATCCCGAGGCTGAGGTTCTCCTCGTTCCTGATGGTCCGCGACGCGGCGATCGCCGGCGGAGGAGTGGCGCTGATTCCGCAGTCGATCGCCTGGAACCAACTCGCGCGCGGCGAGTTGGTGCAGTGGGGGACGATCTCCGGCGTGGAGCCGGCGCTGTGGGTGTTGCACACCTCCAGGCGACTGGCCGCGCCGAAGGTGCGGGCCTTCGTGGACTTCATGTGCGCCAGGTATCCGGATGCATCGCTGGTCCTGAAAGGGTAG
- a CDS encoding saccharopine dehydrogenase family protein, which yields MAVCKVVVLGGYGHFGARIVRALAATPTLQVIVAGRHPAAAAANLAGADLGGVAVCRLDTAAADFPAQLAATGADIVVHSAGPFQGQDYTVARACLQAGMHYIDLADGRAFVRDFPAALDALARQAGRSAISGASTLPALSSAVVDALRPRFSQLHDIDLVIAPAQATPLGMATVRAVLSYCGLPFEWWCDGRWQRTRGWAAPQRVTFARLAPRLAAPCDVPDHDLLVARYPGVRSVRFRAALELPFLQRCLAALARLRGLGVPLPMRALATAFARAGRWFDRFGSDLGGMSVRLRGLRDGRPHALCWELTAPTLHGPEIPCLAAILLVRKLASGAALPVGAHACMGLLSLAEFEGEFAAWRIETSVRDI from the coding sequence ATGGCGGTTTGCAAGGTGGTGGTACTGGGCGGCTACGGCCATTTCGGCGCGCGCATCGTGCGCGCGCTGGCGGCGACGCCGACGCTGCAGGTGATCGTGGCCGGGCGCCATCCCGCCGCGGCGGCGGCCAATCTGGCGGGCGCGGACCTGGGCGGCGTCGCCGTGTGCCGGCTGGACACCGCGGCGGCGGACTTCCCGGCGCAACTGGCCGCCACCGGCGCGGACATCGTCGTGCACAGCGCCGGACCGTTCCAGGGCCAGGACTACACGGTGGCGCGCGCCTGCCTGCAGGCCGGCATGCACTACATCGACCTGGCCGACGGCCGCGCGTTCGTGCGCGATTTCCCCGCCGCGCTGGATGCGCTGGCGCGGCAGGCCGGGCGTAGTGCGATCAGCGGCGCCAGCACCCTGCCGGCGCTGTCCAGCGCGGTGGTCGATGCCCTGCGCCCGCGCTTCTCGCAGCTGCACGACATCGACCTGGTCATCGCGCCGGCGCAGGCCACGCCGCTGGGCATGGCCACGGTGCGCGCGGTGCTGTCGTATTGCGGGCTGCCCTTCGAATGGTGGTGCGATGGACGCTGGCAGCGCACGCGCGGCTGGGCCGCACCGCAGCGGGTGACCTTCGCACGGCTCGCCCCGCGCCTGGCCGCGCCCTGCGATGTGCCCGATCACGACCTGCTGGTGGCGCGCTATCCCGGCGTGCGCAGCGTGCGTTTCCGTGCGGCGCTGGAACTGCCGTTCCTGCAGCGCTGCCTGGCCGCGCTCGCGCGCCTGCGCGGACTCGGCGTGCCGCTGCCGATGCGGGCGCTGGCGACAGCGTTCGCGCGCGCCGGGCGCTGGTTCGACCGCTTCGGCAGCGACCTGGGCGGCATGTCGGTGCGGTTGCGCGGCCTGCGCGATGGCCGCCCGCATGCGCTGTGCTGGGAGTTGACCGCGCCGACCCTGCATGGCCCGGAGATCCCCTGCCTGGCCGCGATCCTGCTGGTACGCAAGCTGGCCAGCGGCGCGGCGTTGCCGGTCGGCGCGCATGCGTGCATGGGACTGTTGAGTCTGGCCGAGTTCGAAGGCGAGTTCGCTGCTTGGCGGATCGAAACGTCGGTGCGGGACATTTAG
- a CDS encoding HigA family addiction module antitoxin, whose amino-acid sequence MKTLPNIHPGEVLLEEFLIPLGLSQNALARAAGVPPRRINEIVLDKRSVTADTVRLAAALGTSERCWLGLQADYDLEQARRALGAQARKIVRIAA is encoded by the coding sequence ATGAAGACCCTGCCCAACATCCACCCCGGCGAAGTCCTGCTGGAGGAATTCCTGATCCCGCTGGGCCTTAGCCAGAACGCACTGGCGCGTGCCGCCGGCGTGCCGCCGCGCCGCATCAACGAAATCGTGCTGGACAAGCGCAGCGTCACCGCCGACACCGTCCGGCTGGCCGCCGCACTGGGCACCAGCGAGCGCTGTTGGCTCGGGCTGCAGGCGGACTACGACCTGGAACAGGCGCGGCGCGCGCTGGGCGCGCAGGCGCGGAAGATCGTGCGCATCGCGGCGTAG
- a CDS encoding DEAD/DEAH box helicase, protein MPAHALARRTEDAERALSTTGGEPSRDGALLTERLERRYHDRITGSFMIPGRAGRYAPIPADVPAALAAALKARGIEQLYSHQAEAWDAAQHGEHVAIVTPTASGKSLCYTLPVVAAAMTAQAKALYLFPTKALAQDQVAELLELNRAGELGVKAFTFDGDTPGDARQAIRLHGDIVVSNPDMLHQAILPHHTKWAQFFENLRYVVIDEIHTYRGVFGSHVTNVLRRLKRICAFYGVNPQFILCSATIGNPRAHAEALIEQRVHAITESGAPSGDKHVLLWNPPVVNADLGLRASARSQSNRIARIAIKSGLKTLVFAQTRLMVEVLTKYLKDIFDHDPRKPPRIRAYRGGYLPTERREAERAMRAGSIDGIVSTSALELGVDIGSLDVVVLNGYPGSVAATWQRFGRAGRRQQPSLGVLVASSQPLDQYVVRHPDFFADASPEHARIAPDQPLILFDHIRCAAFELTFVAGEAFGPVDPAVFLEALAESEVVHQEGDRWEWIADSYPANAVSLRSVADGNFVVVDKTDGKQQIIAEVDYSAAALTLYEGAIHMVQSTPYQVEKLDWEGRKAYVTRTHVDYYTDSIDFTKLKVLDRFDGGAAGRGDSHHGEVHVVRRVAGYKKIRYYTHENIGYGPVTLPDQELHTTAVWWQLPQATLLKAFAAKQDALDGFLGAAYALHVVATVAVMADARDLQKAVGDGDGAWFAMADAKGRGQLRGGDNGEPVGVELQQFVPTVYLYDNFPGGVGLSEPLWQRQAELVQRARELVQRCDCVAGCPACVGPVLAAQEESATTPKALALHVLRLLREGAVLDEETTAIDSELDALPEWSA, encoded by the coding sequence ATGCCCGCCCACGCCCTAGCCCGCCGCACCGAGGACGCCGAGCGCGCCCTGTCCACCACCGGCGGCGAGCCTTCGCGCGACGGCGCGCTGCTGACCGAACGGCTGGAGCGGCGCTACCACGACCGCATCACCGGCAGCTTCATGATTCCCGGGCGCGCAGGCCGCTACGCGCCGATCCCGGCCGACGTGCCGGCGGCGCTGGCCGCGGCGCTGAAGGCGCGCGGCATCGAACAGCTGTACAGCCACCAGGCCGAGGCCTGGGACGCGGCGCAGCACGGCGAGCACGTGGCCATCGTCACCCCGACCGCGTCGGGCAAGTCGCTGTGCTACACGCTGCCGGTGGTGGCCGCGGCGATGACCGCGCAGGCCAAGGCGCTGTACCTGTTCCCGACCAAGGCGCTGGCGCAGGACCAGGTGGCCGAGCTGCTGGAGCTCAACCGCGCCGGCGAGCTGGGAGTGAAGGCCTTCACCTTCGACGGCGACACGCCGGGCGACGCGCGCCAGGCGATCCGCCTGCACGGCGACATCGTGGTCAGCAACCCGGACATGCTGCACCAGGCGATCCTGCCGCACCACACCAAGTGGGCGCAGTTCTTCGAGAACCTGCGCTACGTGGTGATCGACGAGATCCACACCTACCGCGGCGTGTTCGGCAGCCACGTCACCAACGTGCTGCGCCGGCTCAAGCGCATCTGCGCGTTCTACGGGGTCAACCCGCAGTTCATCCTGTGCTCGGCCACCATCGGCAATCCGCGCGCGCACGCCGAGGCGCTGATCGAGCAGCGCGTGCATGCGATCACCGAGTCCGGCGCGCCGTCCGGCGACAAGCACGTGCTGCTGTGGAACCCGCCTGTGGTCAATGCCGACCTGGGCCTGCGCGCGTCGGCGCGCTCGCAGAGCAACCGCATCGCGCGCATCGCGATCAAGTCCGGACTGAAGACGCTGGTGTTCGCGCAGACCCGGCTGATGGTGGAAGTGCTGACCAAGTACCTGAAGGACATCTTCGACCACGACCCGCGCAAGCCGCCGCGCATCCGCGCCTACCGCGGCGGGTATCTACCGACCGAGCGCCGCGAGGCCGAGCGCGCGATGCGTGCCGGCAGCATCGACGGCATCGTCTCCACCTCGGCGCTGGAACTGGGCGTGGACATCGGCTCGCTGGACGTGGTGGTGCTCAACGGCTACCCCGGCAGCGTGGCCGCGACCTGGCAGCGCTTCGGCCGCGCCGGGCGCCGCCAGCAGCCCTCGCTCGGCGTATTGGTTGCCAGTTCGCAACCGCTGGACCAGTACGTGGTGCGGCATCCGGACTTCTTCGCCGACGCCTCGCCCGAGCACGCGCGCATCGCCCCGGACCAGCCGCTGATCCTGTTCGACCACATCCGCTGCGCCGCGTTCGAGCTGACCTTCGTCGCCGGCGAGGCATTCGGGCCGGTGGATCCGGCGGTGTTCCTGGAAGCGCTGGCCGAGAGCGAGGTGGTGCACCAGGAAGGCGACCGCTGGGAGTGGATCGCCGACAGCTACCCGGCCAACGCGGTGAGCCTGCGCTCGGTGGCCGACGGCAATTTCGTGGTCGTCGACAAGACCGACGGCAAGCAGCAGATCATCGCCGAAGTGGACTATTCCGCCGCCGCGCTCACGCTGTACGAAGGCGCGATCCACATGGTGCAGAGCACCCCGTACCAGGTGGAGAAGCTGGACTGGGAAGGGCGCAAGGCCTACGTCACCCGCACCCACGTGGACTACTACACCGACAGCATCGACTTCACCAAGCTCAAGGTGCTGGACCGTTTCGACGGCGGCGCGGCCGGGCGCGGCGACAGCCACCACGGCGAGGTGCACGTGGTGCGGCGCGTGGCCGGCTACAAGAAGATCCGCTACTACACCCACGAGAACATCGGCTACGGCCCGGTCACCCTGCCCGACCAGGAGCTGCACACCACCGCGGTGTGGTGGCAGCTGCCGCAGGCCACGCTGCTGAAGGCGTTCGCGGCCAAGCAGGACGCGCTGGACGGTTTCCTCGGCGCGGCCTACGCGCTGCACGTGGTGGCGACGGTGGCGGTGATGGCCGACGCGCGCGACCTGCAGAAGGCGGTGGGCGACGGCGACGGTGCCTGGTTCGCGATGGCCGACGCCAAGGGCCGCGGCCAGCTGCGCGGCGGCGACAACGGCGAGCCGGTCGGCGTGGAGCTGCAGCAGTTCGTGCCCACCGTGTACCTGTACGACAACTTCCCCGGCGGCGTGGGCCTGAGCGAGCCGCTGTGGCAGCGCCAGGCCGAGCTGGTGCAGCGCGCGCGCGAACTGGTGCAGCGCTGCGACTGCGTGGCCGGCTGCCCGGCCTGCGTCGGTCCGGTGCTGGCCGCGCAGGAAGAGAGCGCGACCACGCCGAAGGCGCTGGCGCTGCACGTGCTGCGCCTGTTGCGGGAAGGTGCGGTGCTGGACGAGGAAACGACCGCGATCGACAGCGAGCTCGATGCGCTGCCGGAGTGGAGTGCATGA
- a CDS encoding DUF2388 domain-containing protein codes for MNKITLAGALLASLSLPMLAQASSFAGTSAGASSAGSSSSGDDKIVLQARDDAASFVASEGRIRGAQLESALRLLRERDPNARQASDLQLAQAILTQ; via the coding sequence ATGAACAAGATCACCTTGGCCGGCGCGTTGCTGGCGAGCCTGTCCCTGCCGATGCTGGCCCAGGCCTCCAGCTTCGCCGGCACGTCTGCCGGCGCGTCCTCGGCCGGCAGCAGCAGCTCCGGCGACGACAAAATCGTCCTGCAGGCGCGCGACGATGCCGCGAGCTTCGTCGCCAGCGAGGGCCGCATCCGCGGTGCGCAGCTGGAGTCGGCGCTGCGGTTGCTGCGCGAGCGCGATCCGAACGCGCGGCAGGCCAGCGACCTGCAACTGGCCCAGGCCATCCTGACCCAGTGA